One window of Burkholderia cepacia GG4 genomic DNA carries:
- a CDS encoding bestrophin family protein, whose product MIVRPREHWLRMLLVWNGSVLPTILPQLVLTLAISLVAVWGGGRVLGEKVPLNPTPFTLIGLTLAIFAGFRNNASYERYREGRQLWGGVLTATRTLVSQALCYGAIDADDAARRAFVRKVVAFVYALKHQLRGTDPAADLRTLLDSATYARIVAARYAPIAIVHELREALAARADAGHLADTRLWMLDARLDDLVSMVSGCERIASTPIPFSYDVLLHRTIYAYCVLLPFGLVDSIGAATPFVTVFVAYTLIALDAIAHAIAEPFGDGPNHLALDAMTRMIERTLLELNREPLPAEVTPGPAYQLT is encoded by the coding sequence ATGATCGTTCGGCCGCGCGAGCACTGGCTGCGGATGCTGCTCGTCTGGAACGGCTCGGTGCTGCCGACCATCCTGCCGCAGCTCGTGCTGACGCTCGCGATCAGCCTCGTCGCGGTGTGGGGCGGCGGCCGCGTGCTCGGCGAAAAGGTGCCGCTGAACCCGACGCCGTTCACGCTGATCGGCCTCACGCTCGCGATCTTCGCGGGGTTTCGCAACAACGCGAGCTACGAACGCTACCGCGAGGGGCGGCAGCTGTGGGGCGGCGTGCTGACCGCCACGCGCACACTGGTGTCGCAGGCGCTCTGCTACGGCGCGATCGACGCTGACGACGCGGCGCGCCGCGCGTTCGTCCGCAAGGTCGTCGCGTTCGTCTATGCGCTGAAGCATCAACTGCGCGGCACCGATCCGGCGGCCGACCTGCGCACGCTGCTCGACAGCGCTACCTATGCGCGCATCGTCGCCGCCCGGTATGCGCCGATCGCGATCGTGCACGAACTGCGCGAAGCATTAGCCGCGCGCGCCGATGCGGGCCATCTCGCCGATACGCGGCTGTGGATGCTCGACGCGCGCCTCGACGATCTCGTGTCGATGGTGAGCGGCTGCGAACGCATCGCGTCGACACCGATCCCGTTCTCGTACGACGTGCTGCTGCACCGGACCATCTACGCATACTGCGTGCTGCTGCCGTTCGGCCTCGTCGATTCGATCGGCGCGGCGACGCCGTTCGTCACCGTGTTCGTCGCCTATACGCTGATCGCGCTCGATGCGATCGCGCACGCGATCGCCGAGCCGTTCGGCGACGGGCCGAACCACCTCGCGCTCGATGCGATGACGCGGATGATCGAGCGTACGCTGCTCGAACTGAACCGCGAACCGCTGCCGGCCGAAGTGACGCCCGGCCCGGCATACCAGCTCACCTGA
- a CDS encoding FdhF/YdeP family oxidoreductase: MKKKSAAARIEPYTHPAAGWGALKAVTINLIKEKVAGGNYRTLLRQNQPDGFDCPGCAWPDRQHASTFEFCENGVKAVAAEATSKRVTPEFFAAHTVTELLEQTDFELEQHGRLTDPMVYDAQTDRYVPIAWDDAFELIARHLRALPDPNQAAFYTSGRASNEAAFLYQLLVRLYGTNNFPDCSNMCHEATSRGLPGSVGVGKGTVTLDDFEHADTLLIFGQNPATNHPRMMGELRECAKRGATIVSINPLKERGLERFADPQSPLEMLTMSGTKIASTFIQPTIGGDFALIKGMAKRVLELDDAARAAGAPRVLDTAFIGEHTAGFDAFADDLRNESWSALTAESGVPYEQIDGLAQLYARSERVIATWGMGITQHKHSVATVQMLTNLMLMRGNIGRPGAGLCPVRGHSNVQGNRTVGIEEKPSQAFLDRLGHVFDFEPPRHHGYDVVETIEGMLEGHVKVLIGLGGNFAMATPDTPRTWEGMRRCDLSVHITTKLNRSHLIHGRDALILPTLGRTEIDLQDNVAQGVTVEDSMSMVHVSYGMNKPASPNLMSEPAIVAHMGHALFGSGKIDWLAYKDDYAKIRDAIEATLDGFYDYNTRIARPGGFHLRVASRDREWLTPTAKANFIAHALPTDTPIQRARALHGERLMTLMTTRSHDQYNTTVYGLDDRYRGVFGQRRVVFANRDDLAMLGLKAGDWVDMETVWHDGIERRADGFLLVEYDIPRGCIGAYYPETNPLVPLDSVGDVCNTPTSKSVPVLLHRAAAPAAAAA; this comes from the coding sequence ATGAAAAAGAAATCCGCCGCCGCGCGCATCGAACCGTACACCCACCCGGCCGCCGGCTGGGGGGCGCTGAAGGCCGTCACGATCAACCTGATCAAGGAAAAGGTCGCCGGCGGCAACTACCGCACGCTGCTGCGCCAGAACCAGCCGGACGGCTTCGACTGCCCGGGCTGCGCGTGGCCCGACCGCCAGCACGCGTCGACGTTCGAATTCTGCGAAAACGGCGTGAAGGCCGTGGCCGCCGAAGCGACGAGCAAGCGCGTGACGCCCGAATTCTTCGCCGCGCACACGGTCACCGAACTGCTCGAACAGACGGATTTCGAACTCGAACAGCACGGCCGCCTGACCGACCCAATGGTGTACGACGCGCAAACCGACCGCTACGTGCCGATCGCGTGGGACGACGCGTTCGAGCTGATCGCGCGCCACCTGCGCGCGCTGCCGGACCCGAACCAGGCCGCGTTCTACACGTCCGGCCGCGCGAGCAACGAAGCGGCGTTCCTGTACCAGCTGCTGGTGCGGCTGTACGGCACGAACAACTTCCCCGACTGCTCGAACATGTGCCACGAGGCGACGAGCCGCGGGCTGCCGGGATCGGTCGGCGTCGGCAAGGGCACCGTCACGCTCGACGACTTCGAGCATGCCGACACGCTGCTGATCTTCGGCCAGAACCCGGCGACCAACCATCCGCGGATGATGGGCGAGCTGCGCGAATGCGCGAAGCGCGGCGCGACGATCGTGTCGATCAACCCGCTGAAGGAACGCGGGCTGGAGCGCTTCGCCGATCCGCAAAGCCCGCTCGAGATGCTGACGATGTCGGGCACCAAGATCGCGTCGACCTTCATCCAGCCGACGATCGGCGGCGATTTCGCGCTGATCAAGGGGATGGCGAAGCGCGTGCTCGAACTCGACGATGCCGCGCGTGCCGCCGGCGCGCCGCGCGTGCTCGACACCGCGTTCATCGGCGAGCACACGGCCGGTTTCGACGCGTTCGCCGACGATCTGCGCAACGAAAGCTGGTCCGCGCTGACGGCCGAAAGCGGCGTGCCGTACGAGCAGATCGACGGCCTCGCGCAGCTCTATGCGCGCAGCGAGCGTGTGATCGCGACCTGGGGGATGGGCATCACGCAGCACAAGCATTCGGTCGCGACCGTGCAGATGCTGACGAACCTGATGCTGATGCGCGGCAACATCGGCCGCCCCGGCGCGGGCCTGTGCCCGGTGCGCGGCCACTCGAACGTGCAGGGCAACCGCACGGTCGGCATCGAGGAAAAGCCGTCGCAGGCGTTCCTCGACCGGCTCGGCCACGTGTTCGACTTCGAGCCGCCGCGCCACCACGGCTACGACGTCGTCGAGACGATCGAGGGCATGCTCGAAGGCCACGTGAAGGTGCTGATCGGCCTCGGCGGCAACTTCGCGATGGCGACGCCCGACACGCCGCGCACGTGGGAAGGCATGCGCCGCTGCGACCTGTCGGTTCACATCACGACGAAGCTGAACCGCAGCCACCTGATCCACGGCCGCGACGCGCTGATCCTGCCGACGCTCGGCCGCACCGAGATCGACCTGCAGGACAACGTCGCGCAAGGCGTGACGGTCGAGGATTCGATGAGCATGGTTCACGTGTCGTACGGGATGAACAAGCCTGCATCGCCGAACCTGATGTCGGAGCCCGCGATCGTCGCGCACATGGGGCATGCGCTGTTCGGCAGCGGCAAGATCGACTGGCTCGCGTACAAGGACGACTACGCGAAGATCCGCGACGCGATCGAGGCGACGCTCGACGGTTTCTACGACTACAACACGCGCATCGCGCGGCCGGGCGGCTTCCACCTGCGCGTCGCATCGCGCGACCGCGAATGGCTGACGCCGACGGCCAAGGCGAACTTCATCGCGCATGCACTGCCGACCGACACGCCGATCCAGCGCGCCCGCGCGCTGCATGGCGAGCGCCTGATGACGCTGATGACGACGCGCTCGCACGACCAGTACAACACGACCGTCTACGGGCTCGACGACCGCTATCGCGGCGTGTTCGGCCAGCGCCGCGTGGTGTTCGCGAACCGCGACGACCTCGCGATGCTCGGCCTGAAGGCCGGCGACTGGGTCGACATGGAAACCGTGTGGCACGACGGCATCGAGCGGCGCGCGGACGGCTTCCTGCTGGTCGAATACGACATCCCGCGCGGCTGCATCGGCGCGTACTACCCGGAAACGAACCCGCTGGTGCCGCTCGACAGCGTCGGCGACGTGTGCAACACGCCGACGTCGAAGTCGGTGCCCGTGCTGCTGCATCGCGCGGCCGCGCCGGCCGCGGCCGCCGCCTGA
- a CDS encoding PLP-dependent aminotransferase family protein has translation MKRYEQLADELQTQIERGVYRPGERIPSVRQASRQQQLSVTTVLRAYLVLESRGLIESRPQSGYFVRARAAAPAAAELHTSAPAAEPSSVDVSRLVLSTLRSIARDDAVPLGSPYPDASQFPVQRLARYAQAIGRRRTRWGVIDDLPPGNQELIRQIARRYAERGIAVEPGEIVMTIGATEAINLCLQAVAKPGDTIAVESPTFYAMLHAIERMGMRALEVATHPGDGIDLDALARILERERIAACMVMPNFQNPLGFQMPDARKRALVELLAKHGVPAIESDVYHELHFGDTTPSALKSYDREGLVLHCASFTKSLSPRYRIGWAMPGRYRDQVEKLKFLNTLATPAIEQLAIAEYLKYDGYDFHLRRMRKQYAQQASLMSAMVRRFFPDGTRLSQPQGGYVLWVELPPQVDAMKLYALALAQGITVGPGHMFSATADYRHFIRLNYSYPWSRQIEDALKVLGRLASECAGR, from the coding sequence GTGAAGCGTTACGAACAACTGGCCGACGAGCTGCAGACCCAGATCGAGCGCGGCGTGTACCGGCCCGGCGAGCGGATTCCGTCGGTGCGGCAGGCGAGCCGGCAGCAGCAGCTCAGCGTCACGACCGTGCTGCGCGCGTACCTCGTGCTGGAAAGCCGCGGCCTGATCGAGAGCAGGCCGCAGTCGGGCTATTTCGTGCGGGCGCGCGCGGCGGCGCCGGCCGCGGCGGAATTGCATACGTCCGCGCCGGCGGCCGAGCCGTCGTCGGTGGACGTGAGCCGGCTCGTGCTGTCGACGCTGCGCTCGATCGCGCGCGACGACGCGGTGCCGCTCGGCTCGCCGTACCCCGATGCATCGCAGTTCCCGGTGCAGCGTCTCGCGCGCTACGCGCAGGCGATCGGGCGGCGGCGCACGCGCTGGGGCGTGATCGACGACCTGCCGCCCGGCAACCAGGAGCTGATCCGCCAGATCGCGCGGCGCTACGCGGAGCGCGGGATCGCGGTCGAGCCGGGCGAGATCGTGATGACGATCGGCGCGACCGAGGCGATCAACCTGTGCCTGCAGGCCGTCGCAAAGCCTGGCGACACGATCGCGGTCGAGTCGCCGACGTTCTACGCGATGCTGCACGCGATCGAGCGGATGGGCATGCGCGCGCTGGAGGTGGCGACGCATCCGGGCGACGGCATCGATCTCGACGCGCTCGCCCGGATCCTCGAGCGCGAGCGCATCGCGGCGTGCATGGTGATGCCCAATTTCCAGAATCCGCTCGGCTTCCAGATGCCCGATGCGCGCAAGCGCGCGCTCGTCGAGCTGCTGGCGAAGCACGGCGTGCCGGCGATCGAGAGCGACGTCTATCACGAGCTGCATTTCGGCGACACGACGCCGAGCGCGCTGAAGTCGTACGACCGCGAGGGGCTCGTGCTGCATTGCGCATCGTTCACGAAGAGCCTGTCGCCGCGCTACCGGATCGGCTGGGCGATGCCGGGCCGCTATCGCGACCAGGTCGAGAAGCTGAAATTCCTGAACACGCTCGCGACGCCCGCGATCGAGCAGCTTGCGATCGCCGAATACCTGAAGTACGACGGCTACGATTTCCATCTGCGGCGGATGCGCAAGCAGTATGCGCAGCAGGCGAGCCTGATGAGCGCGATGGTGCGGCGCTTCTTCCCGGACGGCACGCGGCTGTCGCAGCCACAGGGCGGGTATGTGCTGTGGGTCGAGCTGCCGCCGCAGGTCGATGCGATGAAGCTGTATGCGCTCGCGCTGGCGCAAGGGATCACGGTCGGGCCCGGCCACATGTTCTCGGCGACCGCCGATTACCGGCATTTCATCCGGCTCAACTACAGCTATCCGTGGTCGCGGCAGATCGAGGACGCGCTGAAGGTGCTGGGGCGGCTCGCGTCGGAGTGCGCGGGGCGGTGA
- a CDS encoding mechanosensitive ion channel family protein, with translation MTLNESWFAPLVGILILLAAAGAITAAVHFLLFRVVARLARLSATRIDDALFEFGAFKWLNRIVPFVVVKLGLGAVPGIPAAATQAADKVLFALIVFLVSMTISATLSALEHSHRTSQRDQPRLSLKGAMQLVKLVMFITAALVVIGDATGKQIGLLLSGIGAMSAVLMLIFKDTLLGLVAGVQLSSNDMLRIGDWITMPSAGADGTVIDITLNTVKVANFDHTIITVPTWKLITESYQNWRGMTEAGGRRIKRALFVDATSVRFLGNDEIERLERLTLLKDYLEDKVDAIAQWNGTLGAAGDCPANRRQLTNLGTFRAYVANYLKGHPRIRRDMTCMARQLPLTAEGIPLELYCFTDTTSWVDYETIQADLFDHLIAVLPEFGLRVYQHPSGFDMRRMAGAVQAELQAPHAR, from the coding sequence ATGACCCTGAACGAATCCTGGTTTGCGCCGCTCGTCGGTATCCTCATCCTGCTCGCCGCCGCCGGCGCGATCACGGCCGCCGTCCATTTCCTGCTGTTCCGCGTGGTCGCGCGCCTCGCGCGGCTGTCGGCCACCCGCATCGACGACGCGCTGTTCGAGTTCGGCGCATTCAAGTGGCTGAACCGCATCGTCCCGTTCGTCGTGGTCAAGCTCGGGCTCGGCGCGGTGCCCGGCATCCCGGCCGCGGCCACCCAGGCCGCCGACAAGGTGCTGTTCGCGCTGATCGTATTCCTGGTGTCGATGACGATCAGCGCGACGTTGTCCGCGCTCGAACACTCGCATCGCACGAGCCAGCGCGACCAGCCGCGCCTGTCGCTGAAAGGCGCGATGCAGCTCGTCAAGCTCGTGATGTTCATCACGGCCGCGCTCGTCGTGATCGGCGATGCGACCGGCAAGCAGATCGGCCTGCTGCTGTCCGGCATCGGCGCGATGTCCGCGGTGCTGATGCTGATCTTCAAGGACACGCTGCTCGGCCTCGTCGCAGGCGTGCAGCTGTCGTCGAACGACATGCTGCGGATCGGCGACTGGATCACGATGCCGTCGGCCGGCGCGGACGGCACGGTCATCGACATCACGCTGAACACGGTCAAGGTCGCGAACTTCGATCACACGATCATCACGGTGCCGACGTGGAAGCTGATCACCGAGAGCTACCAGAACTGGCGCGGCATGACCGAAGCCGGCGGGCGCCGCATCAAGCGCGCGCTGTTCGTCGACGCGACGAGCGTGCGCTTTCTCGGCAACGACGAAATCGAACGGCTCGAACGCCTGACGCTGTTGAAGGACTACCTGGAAGACAAGGTCGACGCGATCGCTCAATGGAACGGTACGCTCGGCGCGGCCGGCGACTGCCCGGCAAACCGCCGCCAGCTGACGAATCTCGGCACGTTCCGCGCGTATGTCGCGAACTACCTGAAGGGGCATCCGCGGATTCGCCGCGACATGACCTGCATGGCGCGCCAGCTGCCGCTGACGGCCGAAGGCATTCCGCTCGAACTGTACTGCTTCACCGACACGACGAGCTGGGTCGACTACGAGACGATCCAGGCCGACCTGTTCGATCACCTGATCGCGGTGCTGCCGGAGTTCGGATTGCGCGTGTACCAGCACCCGTCGGGCTTCGACATGCGCCGGATGGCCGGCGCAGTGCAAGCCGAACTGCAGGCGCCGCACGCGCGGTAA
- a CDS encoding SulP family inorganic anion transporter, giving the protein MQDSNETRPSRVWLLKGILPIRRATAIRDVFAGISLASMDIPQVLGYARIAGMPAVTGLYTVFLPLIAFACFGASRHLVVAADSATATIFASRLSSMAPAGSAEYVALAGMVALLTAAMLLLARIFKLGFLADFLSRTVLVGFLAGVGMQVSIAMLGDMLGLSVPYPASRSVAQLDYVVTHAVHAHRPTLALAALVVVAILACKRFLPRVPMPMIAVAGSIVASAAFGFAAHGIAVLGPVAGGLPPLRWPSVTWQQFLDLVPVAASCFVMIIAQSAAAARVFAQHYDEDVDTNADILGLAAANAAAAVGGAFVVNGSPTQTAMADGAGVRSQIGHLAFAAVVAVVLLFLSSYLQYLPHAVLAGIVFTIALGLINVRSLAAIRKESPGEFTLALVTAAAVVTVGVEHGILLAVALSLMRHVRHSYQPHTMVLEAADGSGRWQPVPARPGAMTAPGLIVYRFGSDLFFANDHLFAAEVTELVDASPVPLSWFIVDAGAITDLDYSAARTITDLVKMLHARRIGVLFGRVNRYLRADMERHRITEIVGASCIFPTLHQALEAAGVTPAQQEPGVM; this is encoded by the coding sequence ATGCAAGATTCCAATGAAACCCGGCCGTCACGCGTATGGCTGCTGAAGGGCATTCTGCCGATTCGTCGCGCGACGGCGATCCGCGATGTGTTCGCGGGCATCTCGCTCGCGTCGATGGATATCCCGCAGGTGCTCGGCTATGCGCGCATCGCCGGCATGCCGGCCGTGACGGGCCTCTATACGGTGTTCCTGCCGCTCATCGCGTTCGCGTGCTTCGGCGCGTCCCGCCATCTCGTGGTCGCCGCCGACTCCGCAACCGCGACGATCTTCGCGAGCCGCCTGTCGTCGATGGCGCCGGCCGGCAGCGCCGAGTATGTTGCGCTGGCCGGCATGGTCGCGCTGCTGACCGCCGCGATGCTGCTGCTCGCGCGCATCTTCAAGCTCGGCTTTCTCGCCGATTTCCTGTCGCGCACGGTGCTGGTCGGCTTTCTCGCCGGCGTCGGCATGCAGGTGTCGATCGCGATGCTCGGCGACATGCTCGGCTTGTCCGTCCCGTATCCGGCGTCGCGCAGCGTCGCCCAGCTCGACTATGTCGTCACGCATGCCGTTCACGCGCATCGGCCGACGCTCGCGCTCGCGGCGCTCGTCGTCGTCGCGATTCTCGCGTGCAAGCGCTTCCTGCCGCGCGTGCCGATGCCGATGATCGCGGTCGCGGGCAGCATCGTCGCGAGTGCGGCGTTTGGCTTCGCCGCGCACGGCATCGCGGTGCTCGGGCCGGTCGCGGGCGGCTTGCCGCCGCTGCGCTGGCCGTCCGTCACGTGGCAGCAGTTCCTCGATCTCGTGCCGGTCGCCGCATCGTGTTTCGTGATGATCATCGCGCAGAGCGCGGCGGCTGCCCGCGTGTTCGCGCAGCACTACGACGAGGATGTCGACACCAACGCCGACATCCTCGGCCTCGCGGCCGCCAACGCGGCGGCGGCGGTGGGCGGCGCGTTCGTCGTCAACGGCAGCCCGACGCAGACCGCGATGGCCGACGGCGCGGGCGTGCGCAGCCAGATCGGGCACCTGGCGTTCGCCGCGGTGGTCGCGGTGGTGCTGCTGTTCCTGAGTTCATATCTGCAGTACCTGCCGCATGCGGTGCTGGCCGGCATCGTGTTTACGATCGCGCTCGGGCTGATCAACGTGCGCAGCCTCGCGGCGATCCGCAAGGAAAGCCCCGGCGAATTCACGCTTGCGCTCGTCACCGCCGCGGCCGTCGTGACGGTGGGCGTCGAGCACGGCATCCTGCTCGCGGTCGCGTTGTCGCTGATGCGGCACGTGCGCCACAGTTACCAGCCGCATACGATGGTGCTCGAAGCCGCCGACGGCAGCGGGCGGTGGCAGCCGGTGCCCGCGCGGCCCGGCGCGATGACGGCGCCGGGGCTGATCGTCTACCGGTTCGGCTCCGACCTGTTCTTCGCGAACGATCATCTGTTCGCCGCCGAAGTGACCGAGCTCGTCGATGCATCGCCGGTGCCGCTGAGCTGGTTCATCGTCGACGCGGGAGCGATCACCGATCTCGACTATTCGGCCGCGCGCACGATCACCGATCTCGTCAAGATGCTGCACGCGCGCCGAATCGGCGTGCTGTTCGGGCGAGTCAACCGCTACCTGCGCGCGGACATGGAGCGCCACCGGATCACGGAGATCGTCGGCGCGTCGTGCATCTTCCCGACGCTGCACCAGGCGCTGGAAGCGGCGGGCGTGACGCCGGCGCAGCAGGAGCCGGGAGTCATGTAG
- a CDS encoding LysR substrate-binding domain-containing protein: MTRNLDIALLRAFVTVADHGSMTAASHALHLTQGAISQQVARLETLSGPLFVREHRNLLLTADGERLLGQARRLLAAHDALLTDMTAGAMEGSVRVGAPQDLVGSCLAPILKGYAQAHPQVALSLVCAASPELRRALRQGDIDVALIEAPVGSSGGECIAVDRLVWVGAKGGAAHRHSPLPVSMVAQTCAFRPTVLDALRACDRAWRTVFENGSIDATAATVRSDLAVTVWLASTVPADLDILPADSGLPALPNFAINLHLPRGQHAPAAVELARHLRNGFARLRAAA, from the coding sequence ATGACACGCAATCTCGACATCGCGCTGCTTCGCGCGTTCGTCACCGTCGCCGATCACGGCAGCATGACGGCCGCGAGCCATGCGCTGCACCTGACCCAAGGCGCGATCAGCCAGCAGGTCGCGCGGCTCGAAACGCTGTCCGGCCCGCTGTTCGTGCGCGAGCATCGCAACCTGCTGCTCACGGCGGACGGCGAGCGGCTGCTCGGGCAGGCGCGCCGGCTGCTGGCCGCGCACGATGCGCTGCTGACCGACATGACGGCCGGTGCGATGGAGGGATCGGTGCGCGTCGGCGCACCGCAGGATCTCGTCGGCAGCTGTCTCGCGCCGATCCTGAAGGGCTATGCGCAGGCGCATCCGCAAGTCGCGCTGTCGCTCGTGTGCGCGGCGTCGCCGGAACTGCGCAGGGCGCTCAGGCAGGGCGACATCGACGTTGCGTTGATCGAGGCGCCGGTCGGATCATCGGGCGGCGAATGCATCGCCGTCGACCGTCTGGTCTGGGTCGGCGCGAAAGGCGGCGCCGCGCACCGGCACTCGCCGCTGCCCGTGTCGATGGTCGCGCAGACCTGCGCGTTCCGCCCGACGGTGCTCGACGCACTGCGCGCGTGCGATCGCGCGTGGCGCACCGTGTTCGAGAACGGCAGTATCGACGCGACCGCCGCGACCGTACGCTCCGATCTCGCGGTGACCGTCTGGCTCGCGTCCACCGTGCCGGCCGACCTCGACATCCTGCCCGCCGACAGCGGCCTGCCCGCGCTGCCGAACTTCGCGATCAACCTTCATCTGCCGCGCGGCCAGCACGCGCCGGCCGCCGTGGAGCTGGCCCGTCACCTGCGCAACGGCTTCGCGCGCCTGCGCGCTGCCGCCTAG
- a CDS encoding LysE family translocator yields the protein MPLQDYLPLMLFVIVSTVTPGGATTLATASGAHFGYRRSLPMMTGIAAGLASMAAAAAAGLGSVLLALPALQLGMKVLGSLYLLWLATRIARGGKPGVDAAVQRPQGFVSGVWMLWHNPKGWAMTLGAAASFAALASGPVRLGALLGLAFGVAAMASLSLWCCAGLLFARVLRTERQWRCVNAGLGTLLAASIVPMWL from the coding sequence GTGCCGCTTCAAGACTACTTGCCGCTGATGCTGTTCGTGATCGTGTCGACGGTGACGCCGGGCGGTGCGACGACGCTCGCAACGGCGTCGGGCGCGCATTTCGGCTATCGGCGTTCGCTGCCGATGATGACGGGCATCGCGGCCGGCCTGGCATCGATGGCGGCCGCCGCCGCGGCCGGGCTCGGCAGCGTGTTGCTGGCACTGCCCGCGCTACAGCTCGGGATGAAGGTGCTCGGCTCGCTGTATCTGCTGTGGCTGGCCACGCGCATCGCGCGCGGCGGCAAGCCCGGCGTCGACGCGGCCGTGCAGCGGCCGCAAGGATTCGTCAGCGGCGTATGGATGCTGTGGCACAACCCGAAGGGCTGGGCGATGACGCTCGGCGCGGCCGCGTCGTTCGCCGCGCTCGCGTCCGGCCCCGTGCGGCTCGGCGCCTTGCTCGGGCTGGCGTTCGGCGTGGCGGCGATGGCGTCGCTGTCGCTCTGGTGTTGTGCCGGGCTGCTGTTCGCGCGCGTGCTCCGCACGGAGCGGCAGTGGCGTTGCGTGAATGCGGGGTTGGGGACCCTGCTCGCGGCGTCGATCGTGCCGATGTGGTTGTAG
- a CDS encoding DHA2 family efflux MFS transporter permease subunit: MSDNRAQPAPDRAAGRLDPSIWKVSAVATLGSLLSQLDATIVNVSLSSLAADLHASLSTIQWVTSGYLLALTLVLPLNGWLVDRIGAKALYLWCFSAFTLTSALCGLAWSAPSLIAFRVLQGVSGGLLAPMAQMMIARVAGQQMARVIGYAAVPVLIAPILGPIVAGAILQYASWRWLFLVNLPVGALALALAVWFLPGDREETQQRELDWVGLALLSPALVLFLYGAERINAVPGIAAIAGSVLLLAAFLRVERRKGERALIDLALFRSRVFGAAAATQFLSNGAIYAGQMLIPVFLIEACGRSPGEMGWLLAPLGLGMLVTYPSMGALTGRFGVRRLAAAGALLALAATLPFVYLALAGYDPAVLVPALFLRGMGQSAIGVPSISAAYASVERRNLPMATTSLNIVQRLGGPTFTTMCTLFLAWRLQAESTSTGGTHGAAYAWTFGLLCALHAASFATTLRLPRWSSGAGGRPAGAARAGSR; this comes from the coding sequence GTGAGCGACAACCGCGCGCAGCCGGCACCGGACCGCGCCGCCGGCCGGCTCGATCCGTCGATCTGGAAAGTCAGCGCGGTCGCGACGCTCGGCTCGCTGCTGTCGCAGCTCGACGCAACGATCGTCAACGTTTCGCTGTCGAGCCTCGCGGCCGACCTGCACGCGAGCCTGTCGACGATCCAGTGGGTGACGAGCGGCTACCTGCTCGCGCTCACGCTGGTGTTGCCGCTGAACGGCTGGCTGGTCGACCGGATCGGCGCGAAAGCGCTGTACCTGTGGTGTTTCTCCGCGTTCACGCTGACCTCGGCGCTGTGCGGGCTCGCATGGTCCGCGCCGTCGCTGATCGCGTTCCGCGTGCTGCAAGGCGTCAGCGGCGGGCTGCTCGCGCCGATGGCGCAGATGATGATCGCGCGCGTCGCCGGTCAGCAGATGGCGCGCGTGATCGGTTACGCGGCGGTGCCCGTGTTGATCGCGCCGATCCTGGGCCCGATCGTCGCCGGTGCGATCCTGCAGTACGCGTCGTGGCGCTGGCTGTTTCTCGTGAACCTGCCGGTCGGCGCGCTGGCGCTGGCACTGGCCGTGTGGTTCCTGCCCGGCGACCGCGAGGAAACGCAGCAGCGCGAACTCGACTGGGTCGGCCTCGCGCTGCTGTCGCCGGCGCTCGTGCTGTTCCTGTATGGCGCGGAGCGGATCAACGCGGTGCCCGGCATCGCCGCCATCGCGGGCTCGGTGCTGCTGCTCGCCGCGTTCCTGCGCGTCGAGCGGCGCAAAGGCGAGCGTGCGCTGATCGACCTCGCGCTGTTTCGCTCGCGTGTGTTCGGCGCGGCGGCGGCCACGCAGTTCCTGTCGAACGGCGCGATCTACGCGGGCCAGATGCTGATTCCGGTGTTCCTGATCGAAGCGTGCGGCCGCTCGCCCGGCGAGATGGGCTGGCTGCTGGCGCCGCTCGGGCTCGGCATGCTCGTCACCTATCCGTCGATGGGCGCGCTGACCGGCCGGTTCGGCGTGCGCCGGCTGGCCGCCGCCGGCGCGCTGCTCGCGCTCGCCGCGACGCTGCCGTTCGTGTATCTCGCGCTGGCCGGCTACGATCCCGCCGTGCTGGTGCCCGCACTGTTTCTGCGCGGGATGGGCCAGAGCGCGATCGGTGTGCCGTCGATTTCCGCCGCGTATGCGTCGGTCGAGCGGCGCAACCTGCCGATGGCGACGACGTCGCTCAATATCGTCCAGCGCCTCGGCGGCCCAACGTTCACGACGATGTGCACGCTGTTTCTCGCGTGGCGGCTGCAGGCCGAATCCACGTCGACGGGCGGCACACACGGGGCCGCCTACGCGTGGACGTTCGGCCTGCTTTGCGCACTGCATGCGGCGAGCTTCGCGACGACGCTGCGGCTGCCGCGATGGTCGAGCGGCGCGGGCGGACGGCCGGCGGGGGCCGCGCGGGCCGGTTCGCGCTGA